From Chryseobacterium gallinarum, one genomic window encodes:
- a CDS encoding NTP transferase domain-containing protein, whose product MISKEHNIVPPVKGLVLAGGKSTRMGQAKDLLTWHGKEQRYFAADLLAPFCDEVFISCRQDQLENFDPDYQPLTDTFLNMGPFGGILSALRAHRDTAWLVVACDLPLLDQKSLELLVKSRDPEKVATTYQSPFDGLPEPLITIWEPKSYPLLLNFLGMGNTCPRKVLINSDTHILQPINPEALMNVNTPEEAEKAHEILKK is encoded by the coding sequence ATGATTTCAAAAGAACATAATATCGTCCCTCCTGTAAAAGGGCTTGTTTTAGCCGGGGGAAAAAGTACAAGAATGGGACAGGCTAAGGACCTGCTTACCTGGCATGGAAAAGAGCAGCGCTATTTCGCAGCAGACTTACTGGCTCCGTTTTGTGATGAGGTATTTATTTCATGCAGGCAAGATCAACTTGAAAATTTCGATCCGGATTACCAGCCGCTTACAGATACTTTCCTGAATATGGGGCCTTTTGGCGGAATTCTTTCTGCACTTCGTGCCCATCGGGATACCGCATGGCTGGTGGTAGCCTGTGACCTGCCTTTGTTAGATCAAAAATCATTAGAATTGCTGGTAAAATCCCGGGATCCGGAGAAAGTTGCCACTACCTATCAAAGTCCTTTTGACGGATTACCGGAACCACTAATTACCATCTGGGAACCTAAAAGCTACCCTCTCCTGTTAAATTTTCTGGGGATGGGAAATACCTGCCCAAGAAAGGTATTAATAAACAGTGATACTCATATTCTGCAACCTATCAATCCGGAAGCATTGATGAATGTGAATACTCCTGAAGAAGCAGAGAAAGCGCATGAAATCTTAAAAAAATAA
- a CDS encoding helix-turn-helix domain-containing protein, with amino-acid sequence MKLEDMTLIHDVGKIIFFLFLLLSVFLITAKSGRKLPDYLFAAFLLVSVIDLSGFFLMPPDNRMIKAFKLASILLQMPLYYLYVNAACYYNFTLSKKHLLHAVPFVFFFCWFAGNGITEQNDRVFDIISIIQYYYYIIAVFVTLRTFRKQYQENYSGDYNLTYRWLMQTTILFLIGNFFVLIRGMVKDNERVFLYLYTFSSLFVLFIISWFVLNALYRPNLLTGINKELVPVQPGDKPKEEPAQLKTLVQFMEAEKPYLDDKLTLQKLAYQMNMPEKQLSSLINQHTGRHFFDFINEFRVNEAKELLGTQPQLTVLEVLYQVGFNSKSSFYTAFKKETQMTPTDYRKSIG; translated from the coding sequence ATGAAATTAGAAGATATGACCCTCATCCATGACGTAGGCAAAATTATATTCTTCCTGTTTTTGCTTTTAAGTGTTTTTCTGATTACGGCAAAGTCAGGAAGAAAACTGCCTGATTATTTGTTTGCTGCCTTTTTGCTGGTTTCTGTTATAGATCTTTCAGGTTTTTTTCTTATGCCACCGGATAACAGAATGATTAAGGCATTCAAGCTGGCCAGTATTTTGTTGCAAATGCCTTTATATTATTTATATGTTAATGCGGCATGCTACTATAATTTTACCCTCAGCAAAAAGCATCTTTTACATGCAGTTCCTTTTGTATTCTTTTTTTGCTGGTTTGCCGGCAATGGGATTACAGAACAAAATGACCGGGTATTTGACATAATTTCGATCATTCAATACTATTATTATATCATTGCGGTATTTGTAACACTGAGAACTTTCCGGAAACAGTATCAGGAAAACTATTCCGGTGATTATAATCTTACCTACAGATGGCTGATGCAGACTACTATCCTTTTTTTGATCGGGAACTTCTTTGTACTGATAAGGGGAATGGTAAAGGATAATGAAAGGGTTTTTCTTTATTTATATACATTCAGTTCTCTGTTTGTTTTGTTTATCATCAGCTGGTTTGTATTGAATGCTTTATATCGTCCTAACCTTCTGACGGGAATCAATAAGGAACTTGTTCCTGTACAGCCCGGGGATAAGCCTAAGGAAGAGCCGGCACAGCTGAAAACCCTAGTGCAGTTTATGGAGGCTGAGAAGCCTTACCTTGATGATAAACTTACTTTGCAGAAGCTGGCATACCAGATGAATATGCCTGAAAAACAATTGTCTTCATTAATAAATCAACATACAGGCAGGCATTTTTTTGACTTTATCAATGAGTTTAGAGTCAACGAAGCCAAAGAACTTCTTGGAACCCAGCCACAGTTAACAGTACTTGAAGTGCTCTATCAGGTAGGATTTAATTCCAAATCATCATTTTATACCGCCTTTAAAAAAGAAACTCAAATGACTCCTACAGATTACAGGAAATCAATAGGTTAA
- the moaA gene encoding GTP 3',8-cyclase MoaA: MLTDKFGRQINYLRLAIVDRCNLRCMYCMPEEGLTWIKQNELMTDEEMVRLCSVFTSLGIDKIRITGGEPFVRKNSIELIEKISQLEGLTDISLTTNGLLTEPYIPQLKKCGIRSVNLSLDTLDEERFFTITRRKGFDKVMKTLDSLLRHGIRVKINAVVMEKQNIEDIIPLVLLTRELPVDVRFIEEMPFNGNKDMETSLSWNHQKIYTYIIEHFPDLIKTEDPKSSTSYHYKVPGFTGEVGIIAAYTRSFCGDCNRIRITPTGLLRNCLYEGGGINLKDELRLGKTDEELKNIIISSIQQKPRDGWEAEKQTMNASQIHQSMATIGG, from the coding sequence ATGTTGACAGACAAATTCGGAAGGCAAATTAATTATCTCAGGCTGGCTATTGTAGACCGCTGTAATCTCCGCTGTATGTATTGTATGCCGGAAGAGGGTCTTACATGGATTAAACAGAATGAGTTGATGACCGATGAGGAAATGGTGCGCCTATGCTCTGTTTTCACATCACTGGGCATTGATAAAATAAGAATAACGGGAGGTGAACCTTTTGTAAGGAAAAACAGCATTGAACTTATTGAAAAAATATCACAACTGGAAGGGCTTACCGATATCAGTCTAACAACAAACGGCCTCCTTACGGAACCATATATTCCGCAGCTTAAAAAATGCGGAATACGATCTGTCAACCTTAGCCTTGATACACTAGATGAAGAAAGGTTCTTTACAATAACCCGCAGGAAAGGCTTTGATAAAGTAATGAAAACACTGGACTCTTTACTAAGGCATGGTATCAGGGTTAAAATCAATGCGGTAGTGATGGAAAAACAGAATATTGAAGATATTATCCCATTGGTATTGCTGACTCGGGAACTTCCTGTAGATGTCCGTTTTATAGAAGAAATGCCTTTTAATGGAAACAAGGATATGGAAACTTCTCTAAGCTGGAATCATCAGAAAATTTACACCTATATCATAGAACATTTTCCTGATCTTATAAAAACGGAAGATCCTAAAAGTTCCACATCATATCATTATAAAGTTCCGGGGTTTACAGGTGAAGTTGGAATTATTGCGGCCTACACCCGTTCATTCTGTGGAGACTGTAACAGGATCAGAATTACTCCTACCGGGCTGCTCAGAAACTGTTTATACGAGGGAGGAGGTATTAATCTGAAAGATGAACTGCGATTGGGGAAAACCGATGAAGAACTTAAGAATATTATTATCAGCAGCATACAACAAAAACCCAGGGACGGATGGGAAGCGGAAAAACAAACGATGAACGCTTCTCAAATTCATCAGTCTATGGCGACAATAGGAGGATAA
- a CDS encoding molybdopterin molybdotransferase MoeA, with translation MGSGKTNDERFSNSSVYGDNRRITMEMITVQQAEDIVLSQVQDFGKENISYDRASGRVLAEDILADRDLPPFDRPTVDGIAIHYDSYEKGNRSFIVHAIQSAGEPSISIQSKDECIEIMTGAALDPSVDTVIRYEDISIIEGVAYLNVDIKKGQNVHWKAKDKKRGETLVRSGQLITPSIIGIAASAGKTVLSVKRLPKVVIITTGDEMVFPESDPSPFQLRRSNGITMQSVLEKYKIKADMIHLNDDYEQIKRELSRCLDEYDVLLMSGGVSMGKFDYLPEICDELGVQKLFHKIKQRPGKPFWFGKNKNRKLVFAFPGNPVSVFMCLHRYFIPWLEKSLNISGSSPQFAILQDDIDFPVPLQYFAQVKLNVNESGQLTAEPVSTNGSGDFSNLAITHAFMELPLEQSTFRKGEVYKIWKYNF, from the coding sequence ATGGGAAGCGGAAAAACAAACGATGAACGCTTCTCAAATTCATCAGTCTATGGCGACAATAGGAGGATAACTATGGAAATGATTACCGTACAACAGGCAGAAGATATTGTACTTTCCCAGGTTCAGGATTTTGGAAAGGAAAATATTTCCTATGACCGTGCATCAGGAAGGGTACTTGCAGAAGATATTCTTGCAGACAGAGACCTTCCTCCTTTTGACAGACCCACTGTAGATGGCATTGCCATCCACTATGATTCTTATGAAAAAGGAAACCGCTCTTTTATTGTACACGCAATACAATCTGCAGGAGAGCCTTCAATATCAATCCAATCAAAAGATGAATGTATAGAAATAATGACGGGTGCAGCACTGGATCCTTCGGTAGATACAGTGATCAGATATGAAGACATTTCCATTATTGAGGGTGTGGCTTATCTTAATGTTGATATTAAAAAGGGGCAGAATGTCCATTGGAAAGCAAAAGATAAGAAGAGGGGCGAAACTCTTGTCAGGTCCGGTCAGTTGATTACTCCTTCCATTATCGGAATTGCTGCTTCTGCCGGGAAGACGGTTTTATCCGTAAAAAGGCTTCCGAAAGTAGTTATTATTACAACAGGAGATGAGATGGTGTTCCCGGAATCTGATCCCAGCCCTTTTCAGCTGAGACGCTCCAACGGAATCACCATGCAGTCTGTTTTAGAAAAATATAAGATTAAAGCAGATATGATCCATCTTAATGATGATTATGAACAAATTAAAAGAGAACTTTCCCGCTGTCTGGATGAATATGATGTGTTACTCATGAGCGGTGGCGTTTCAATGGGGAAATTTGATTATTTACCTGAAATTTGCGATGAATTGGGAGTACAAAAACTCTTTCACAAAATCAAACAGAGACCCGGAAAACCCTTCTGGTTTGGTAAAAATAAAAATCGGAAGCTTGTTTTCGCATTCCCGGGCAATCCGGTTTCTGTATTTATGTGCCTTCACCGGTATTTTATTCCCTGGCTGGAAAAATCGCTGAATATTTCCGGAAGCTCTCCACAATTTGCCATTTTACAAGACGATATTGATTTTCCTGTTCCGCTTCAATATTTTGCACAGGTAAAGCTTAATGTGAATGAATCGGGACAGCTAACTGCTGAACCTGTCAGTACAAATGGTTCCGGAGACTTTTCCAACCTTGCCATCACCCATGCTTTTATGGAGCTTCCTTTGGAACAAAGTACCTTCAGAAAAGGCGAAGTGTACAAAATATGGAAGTATAATTTTTGA
- a CDS encoding serine hydrolase domain-containing protein encodes MKPQIKRIVCIFWLLSSALYSGQDRQKELLKKVDSLINSYARADAPGMAIGIIKDEKIIYKKTYGLANLEYKIPVTDSTAFDIASVSKQFTAFIILLAEKEGKLSLDDDVRTYLPELKSLPYKITIRQLASHTHGLPDFSVIKRIRGFGDEFRVTHNEAVKTMLNIKNFAFRPGDRYWYNNTGFMLLAEILQRIYKKDFNEILREYIFIPLQMNHSMAVNDPEKIVPNKAESYKENGTVFSKSPLGQMEYGSSNIFTTLDDLCKWARNFQKPLVGSRELYNEMQKNTILNSGERVEYGLGLQTAKYKGLDIVFHGGGTAGYRSYILHIPAYRFSIVLAGNRSVFDGLSITYKLVDLFFGDKQTLPPSPKKKTYTQAELKTFEGTYEINPGNYLKIFTKENKLYLENDATPLTIVGDNQFTIPFIPTGRITFQKNTAILGIGDFEFKGKKVDLNPENTDKIDLHQFTGFYRNEEFNTIYQLVIEDNKLVAMHPINPKIPLYPLNPTTFYSSKSIFGQLDFQYDKNKQIMGFKLSGANFSNLEFRKIK; translated from the coding sequence ATGAAACCACAAATCAAACGGATAGTATGTATTTTCTGGCTGCTGAGTTCAGCATTATATTCAGGGCAGGACCGTCAAAAGGAACTCCTTAAAAAGGTCGACTCATTAATCAATAGCTATGCAAGGGCAGATGCTCCGGGAATGGCAATAGGAATCATTAAAGATGAAAAAATAATTTACAAAAAAACGTATGGATTAGCCAATCTCGAATACAAAATTCCGGTAACGGATTCCACAGCATTTGATATCGCTTCCGTATCCAAACAATTTACCGCATTTATTATTTTGCTGGCTGAAAAGGAAGGAAAACTTTCCCTGGATGATGATGTAAGAACGTATTTGCCGGAATTAAAGAGCCTGCCTTATAAAATTACTATCAGACAGCTGGCCAGCCATACTCATGGATTGCCGGATTTTTCAGTGATCAAGAGAATTCGGGGATTTGGAGATGAATTCCGGGTTACCCATAATGAAGCGGTAAAAACGATGCTGAATATTAAAAACTTTGCTTTCCGTCCCGGGGACCGGTATTGGTATAATAATACAGGTTTTATGCTTTTGGCAGAAATTCTTCAGCGTATTTATAAAAAAGACTTCAATGAAATACTTAGGGAGTATATTTTCATTCCGTTACAAATGAACCATAGTATGGCGGTAAATGATCCTGAAAAAATCGTTCCTAATAAGGCAGAATCCTACAAGGAAAACGGAACTGTCTTTTCCAAATCTCCCCTAGGCCAGATGGAATATGGCTCTTCCAATATTTTTACTACGCTGGATGATCTATGCAAGTGGGCCCGTAATTTTCAAAAGCCATTAGTTGGCAGCCGCGAGTTATATAACGAAATGCAGAAAAATACAATATTGAATAGCGGAGAAAGAGTAGAGTATGGGCTAGGATTGCAAACGGCAAAATATAAAGGACTTGATATTGTATTCCATGGAGGAGGTACAGCCGGTTACAGATCTTACATCCTACACATTCCGGCATACCGTTTTTCTATTGTACTGGCAGGAAACAGGAGTGTCTTTGACGGGTTATCCATCACCTACAAACTAGTTGATCTGTTTTTTGGAGATAAACAGACTCTTCCACCTTCCCCTAAGAAAAAGACCTATACCCAGGCAGAATTAAAAACTTTTGAAGGAACATATGAAATAAATCCCGGCAATTACCTTAAAATATTTACGAAAGAAAATAAGCTATATCTGGAAAATGATGCCACTCCTTTAACCATTGTTGGAGATAATCAATTTACTATCCCCTTTATCCCTACAGGGCGTATTACTTTTCAGAAAAATACAGCCATATTGGGCATTGGGGATTTCGAGTTCAAAGGAAAAAAGGTGGATTTAAATCCTGAAAATACAGATAAAATAGATTTACACCAATTTACAGGCTTTTACCGGAACGAAGAATTTAATACCATCTATCAGCTTGTTATTGAAGATAATAAATTGGTAGCAATGCACCCGATTAATCCAAAAATACCATTATATCCATTGAATCCAACAACGTTCTATTCTTCAAAATCCATTTTTGGGCAACTTGATTTTCAATATGATAAAAATAAACAGATTATGGGCTTTAAACTTTCCGGAGCCAATTTTTCTAACCTTGAATTCAGGAAAATAAAATAA
- a CDS encoding HesA/MoeB/ThiF family protein — protein MNNSFDRYQCQIALPGFGISSQELISNAKVLIVGMGGLGCPAAQYLTSCGVGTIGIADNDIVSVSNLHRQILYTQDDIGLPKVDVAAKRLQLQNPSVSVISYRLRVSSSNIMELISAYDLVIEGTDNFETKCLLSDACVLAGKPLVYGAIYQHEGQVSIWNVLQKDGTYSPHYRDVFPEAEQSQVPNCREAGVIPTLAGIVGCMQANEAIKYLTRSEDILAGKLWMINLLSGKTQIIKLRNKTTEITSLPQSVPCITFEDLMEHQTRFEVIDVRTGNEHREFNIGGENILLDELQDHFQRLSHISLPIVFYCQSGKRSAEAVQLIQKNFPEKEVFSLQGGLNKIRK, from the coding sequence ATGAATAATTCATTTGATCGCTATCAATGTCAGATTGCCTTACCGGGATTTGGTATATCATCCCAGGAGTTGATTAGTAATGCCAAAGTCCTGATCGTAGGAATGGGTGGTCTAGGCTGTCCGGCCGCTCAATACCTTACGTCTTGTGGTGTGGGAACTATAGGTATTGCGGATAATGATATTGTATCTGTAAGTAATTTACACCGCCAGATATTGTATACTCAGGATGATATAGGATTGCCTAAGGTGGATGTAGCTGCAAAGAGACTGCAATTGCAGAATCCTTCCGTTTCTGTTATCTCTTACCGGCTGAGGGTTTCTTCTTCCAATATTATGGAACTGATCTCAGCCTATGATCTGGTGATTGAAGGAACCGATAATTTTGAAACAAAATGCCTTCTCAGCGACGCCTGTGTACTGGCCGGAAAACCTTTGGTATATGGAGCTATCTACCAACACGAAGGACAGGTAAGCATCTGGAACGTATTGCAAAAAGACGGCACCTATTCCCCTCATTACCGTGATGTTTTTCCTGAGGCCGAGCAATCGCAGGTTCCTAATTGCAGAGAAGCCGGGGTAATTCCTACCCTGGCAGGAATAGTAGGCTGTATGCAGGCCAACGAAGCAATAAAGTACTTAACCCGGTCAGAAGATATATTAGCAGGAAAATTATGGATGATCAATCTGTTAAGTGGCAAAACACAAATTATTAAACTCAGAAACAAAACTACTGAAATCACCAGTTTACCGCAATCGGTTCCCTGCATTACCTTCGAAGATTTGATGGAGCATCAGACCCGTTTTGAGGTTATCGATGTTCGTACCGGAAATGAACACCGGGAATTTAATATCGGAGGGGAGAATATTCTTTTGGATGAATTACAGGATCATTTTCAGCGGCTTTCCCATATTTCCCTGCCTATTGTTTTCTATTGCCAATCAGGGAAACGAAGTGCTGAAGCTGTTCAGCTTATTCAGAAGAATTTTCCTGAAAAGGAAGTGTTTTCCCTACAAGGCGGTTTAAACAAGATCCGAAAATAA
- a CDS encoding bestrophin family protein — MIIRKKEHWFKMLFVWHGSVLPGLLPRLFILFILSLVVVYFHGIIFSFKIPLNPAPLTLFGFVLALFLGFRNNASYERFWEGRKLWGALLNTARSLTRQALTLKKQNENNLAVHDFVELLSAFIFALKHQLRGTDPYDDLQHNLKEDQLAIVMESKYKPAVIMRLMAEWVQKRKDEGIIDSIQQARLDENFDKLSDIVGGCERIVSTPIPYSYRVLLHRTVYIYCFLLPFGLVDSLAWFTPLIVVFVAYTFVAFEAIADEIEEPFGTEANDLALNSMCIMIDETIREIAGEHIAVSQKINQNIID, encoded by the coding sequence ATGATTATCAGGAAAAAAGAACATTGGTTTAAAATGCTTTTTGTCTGGCATGGTTCCGTTTTACCGGGATTATTGCCCCGTCTTTTTATACTTTTTATTTTGTCCCTGGTAGTGGTTTACTTTCACGGGATCATTTTTTCATTTAAAATTCCTCTTAATCCTGCACCATTAACACTATTCGGTTTTGTGCTTGCCCTGTTCCTCGGATTCCGGAATAATGCAAGCTATGAAAGGTTCTGGGAAGGACGTAAGCTGTGGGGAGCCTTACTGAATACAGCACGATCATTGACACGCCAGGCCCTTACATTAAAAAAGCAGAATGAAAATAATCTTGCTGTTCATGACTTTGTAGAGCTGTTAAGTGCCTTTATCTTTGCATTGAAACATCAGCTCAGAGGAACAGATCCTTACGATGATCTGCAGCATAATCTTAAAGAAGATCAATTGGCAATAGTGATGGAATCAAAATATAAACCTGCCGTTATCATGAGGCTAATGGCGGAGTGGGTACAAAAGAGGAAAGATGAAGGAATTATAGACTCTATTCAGCAGGCACGGTTGGATGAAAACTTTGATAAACTTTCAGATATTGTAGGAGGCTGTGAGCGTATTGTTTCTACTCCGATTCCTTATAGCTACAGGGTTTTATTGCATCGCACCGTTTATATTTACTGTTTTTTGTTACCCTTTGGCCTGGTAGATTCATTAGCGTGGTTTACACCGCTTATTGTTGTTTTTGTAGCCTATACATTTGTAGCCTTTGAAGCAATTGCAGATGAAATTGAGGAGCCGTTCGGAACAGAGGCTAATGATCTTGCTCTTAACAGTATGTGTATAATGATTGATGAAACCATCCGTGAAATTGCAGGAGAACATATTGCAGTTTCACAAAAAATTAATCAGAATATTATTGACTGA
- a CDS encoding molybdopterin-dependent oxidoreductase: MKKMLPVAFLLVSGWMWCQSGFKLKVGGEVSQPLELTVSDLSKMPEKEASLRDKEGKTHTYTGVSLQDILAKAGVPSGKELHGENLAKYVLAKCTDGYQVLFSLAELDASIADKNVIIAYKMDGNPLPESKGPLRLIAEGEKKPARSSYQLASLSVGHIKN; encoded by the coding sequence ATGAAGAAAATGTTACCTGTGGCATTCCTGTTGGTTTCAGGATGGATGTGGTGCCAGTCAGGATTTAAACTCAAAGTGGGCGGAGAGGTATCTCAACCTTTAGAACTTACAGTATCCGATTTATCAAAAATGCCGGAGAAAGAAGCCTCATTACGGGATAAAGAAGGAAAAACTCATACATATACAGGGGTTTCGTTACAGGATATACTGGCAAAGGCTGGAGTTCCTTCAGGAAAGGAGCTGCATGGTGAAAACCTTGCAAAATATGTGCTTGCAAAATGTACAGACGGGTACCAGGTATTATTTTCATTGGCCGAACTGGATGCTTCCATTGCAGATAAAAATGTCATTATTGCCTATAAGATGGACGGAAACCCGTTACCGGAATCAAAAGGCCCACTCAGGCTCATTGCTGAGGGAGAAAAAAAGCCTGCAAGAAGTTCCTACCAGCTGGCATCGTTGAGTGTAGGACATATTAAAAATTAA
- the moaC gene encoding cyclic pyranopterin monophosphate synthase MoaC, protein MSDFTHLNKSGQPAIVDVGNKTVTNRKAVARAIIALPENVLKALQQDDFKTKKGSVFQIAIIAGIMGAKKTSELIPLCHPIGLDNCNLQIELNDNNEIVIECTASIEAKTGVEMEALTGVSVAALTIYDMCKALSHDIVIKEITLIEKSGGKNDFKRT, encoded by the coding sequence ATGTCAGACTTTACCCATCTTAATAAAAGCGGACAACCTGCCATTGTAGATGTAGGCAATAAAACTGTGACCAACAGAAAGGCAGTAGCCCGGGCAATTATTGCATTACCTGAAAATGTCCTAAAGGCTTTACAGCAAGACGATTTCAAAACCAAAAAAGGATCTGTTTTCCAGATTGCAATTATTGCCGGAATTATGGGCGCTAAAAAAACGAGTGAACTGATCCCTCTTTGCCACCCCATCGGACTTGATAACTGCAATCTACAAATAGAGCTGAATGATAACAACGAAATTGTGATCGAATGTACAGCAAGTATTGAGGCCAAGACCGGCGTGGAAATGGAGGCCCTTACCGGAGTCTCAGTAGCAGCATTAACCATTTATGACATGTGTAAGGCATTGAGCCATGACATCGTGATCAAAGAAATTACCCTAATAGAAAAATCCGGCGGAAAAAATGATTTCAAAAGAACATAA
- a CDS encoding helix-turn-helix domain-containing protein: MIIDKELINKNSVEEVFNKGIDVVFQDEINAASLNFFPENCFTIILLDQCDGGKCITGLNQYDLKARQLFIHLPKREYKWNLSPDTVGRRLIINDAILKTFSPTLKFTFSSYSKYEMIQPDDETYHRFSLEFNAIRKEIAADVVFPELINARVRLLALIINLWVEHAYGHKALSTPDNLAFRFHMLVDKYYKTQKNVSFYAEELCITPNYLGVICRKQYQISPLEFIKERIILEAKNLLHSSDKSIKEIAFELGFQNFSHFSYLFRVKAGLTPKNYRKKLENTGQQPAE; this comes from the coding sequence ATGATAATAGATAAAGAACTGATTAATAAAAATTCGGTAGAAGAGGTCTTTAATAAGGGAATAGATGTTGTTTTTCAGGATGAAATCAATGCCGCATCATTAAATTTTTTCCCGGAGAACTGCTTTACCATTATCTTGCTGGATCAATGTGATGGCGGAAAATGTATTACGGGACTGAATCAATATGACCTGAAGGCCCGGCAATTATTCATACATCTTCCTAAGAGAGAATATAAATGGAACCTGTCTCCGGATACTGTTGGAAGAAGGCTCATCATTAATGATGCAATACTGAAGACATTCTCTCCTACACTTAAATTTACATTTTCTTCCTATAGCAAGTATGAAATGATTCAGCCGGATGATGAAACCTATCATCGGTTCAGCCTGGAGTTTAATGCAATCAGGAAAGAAATTGCTGCCGATGTTGTTTTCCCGGAACTTATTAATGCAAGGGTACGTCTTCTGGCCCTTATTATTAATCTCTGGGTAGAGCATGCTTACGGGCATAAGGCACTCAGTACACCGGATAATTTGGCATTTCGCTTTCATATGCTGGTAGACAAATACTATAAAACCCAGAAAAATGTATCTTTTTATGCTGAAGAGCTATGCATTACCCCTAATTATCTTGGCGTTATCTGCAGAAAACAATACCAGATTTCTCCTCTTGAGTTCATCAAAGAAAGAATTATTCTCGAAGCCAAAAATTTATTGCATAGTTCAGATAAATCCATTAAAGAGATTGCTTTTGAATTAGGCTTTCAAAATTTTTCCCACTTTTCATATCTATTTAGGGTAAAAGCAGGGTTAACACCCAAAAATTACAGGAAGAAACTTGAAAACACCGGTCAGCAGCCTGCTGAATAA